In Besnoitia besnoiti strain Bb-Ger1 chromosome I, whole genome shotgun sequence, the genomic window GAAAAGTAATCAGAGCGCCGAGGACACAACAAAGAAGCAGCAAGAGAAGAGGGTCGAGGAACTCAAGCGCCAAGCAGCAGAAAGCCTTCGCGCGCTTGAAACCCTTCTAGCGGACGGACAAGTCTCCTATGACTTCATTTTCTCCAAGCACCAAGTTGTGACGGATACTATCAATATCTGTACCACCTCGACGTCGTCCGTCTCGGTGTTTGCCCCCTTTCTTCTACAAGTACCCGTCGAAAGCAGTACCACAAATATCCCTCGAGCCTCACTCGAAGCAGTCCGTGACCAGGAGACTGACTGCGCAAGAGCTGAATGTACGAGGAATTCAACCAATGTCAATGAAGTCTGCCGCCGGAGGATGCTTGTTGGTGCGgcaagcagaagaggaagaggagtgGAGATTCCGGATGAAACTAGACAGGTCATGATTGAAGACTGGGTGCGTATCCGTCAGGAGGAACGAAGCGTCAAAAGTAAGTCTTCGCCATTTAAGCGTATACCGTCGTGTCTTTTGCCGTTACTGAATTACACAGTCATGCCGACGAACGGCTCGCATCTTCAGGACACCCGCTTCTGCATATGCGAAACTAGACACAAGTGGCTGAGTGGCCGCGTGGACTGCAGCAGGCATTTACACTGTATCCCACGACGCTGACGATGGTGGTAATATGCCACGCGACGGGTGCTGCACGGGGTTCGACGTGTGTGCCTTTTCCCGCATTTCAGGCGATGAGTTCCCCGTTTGGCTTGTCCTCGCGGACGCCATGGCGGCTTCTTTTGGAGAAGGATGTGTTCCCCTGCTTCGTGAATCACCCGTAGGGGAAACGACCGAAGGCAGTTGCGGACAAACAGCTGGGGTTCTGAAGCTAGAGCACTGGCAACGCATTATGGAGCTCGAAACGCGCCGACGTGCGCGTCTGGCTGCCAAGAAGGTGTCCCGCGGGGACAGCAACAGCCTGTCCCATTAATTTGTGGGGGAGTACCGGGCTCCACTGCACGTTACAAGCGACAAGATTTTGACGCACGGCTATTGAGGGGAAACAGATTACACGGTAGATGAACTGCCAACAATTCCAGTCACCTTCCATTAACAGTTTCACGTCGTGTTTTGATCGTGTAAGACGCGGCGCTAGTGGTGTGCTTTTGCGGGAACATACAGATATCGCAGCAGGTCTTTCTTTTAAGCCAGCAATGATTTGGACTTTCCCCTCTCCATGAGGAGGGTAACGTTATTTTGTGGGGGTGTTCCGGAGATGTCACACTTCCTAACGACACGGACTAGATCTTAGGTTCATATCTCGCAAGAAGGCCCAGTCTCTGCCTATCGTGCCTTGCCCGACCACCTGTCGCAGACTCAGAGGCGGCATCACCACAGGGTCCGTGAGCCTGGCAGAGCTTTGGATCTACATGTGCGTGATACTTTAGGAAGAGCTTGACTGCATGCGAGTCCTTCTGTTGACCAAAATGCGACCCTGTTGATTGCAGTTGGTGCAAGGGTGATTCGAGCTCACTAGTTTTTGGGCTCGCATATGTTTCTCAGTTACACAACTGCAAAGCGTGGTGTACGTGGATTGAGCACCCTACACAGCACGCGGCGGTGCAGCACCCTGAGAGCTAACTGGTTCGTTGAGCAAAACAGCCGGGTGAAGCAAGCGGTTTGAGCGGAGAAGAGCCCGACGATCACCGCGCGTGTCTGGACTCACTGGGAGGTTCTGTTCTGTCCCGCGGTGAGACTGAGCCACAAGACAGTGAACCGGGCACGATCACTCAACGCCCACGGGCTATGAGGATGTTTATCGCGTCCGCATCGGTAGTTCTTCTTTCAGTTGTGTGGCAAATTGCAAACTCATCAAGCGAATGGCTAACACACTAAGCGTGGTACTACTCATCTCAGCGAAGGGTAACTCAGCTCGGATGCAGGAGGCGTGGATAGAGGTGCGGTATGGATACGCATGTTGGATCAGTCTCATTTGGGTGTCCGTCTCAGTGCAGTACTAGGAGCTGCGCGTGAACGCATCGTGGCAACCCGCCAAGTATAGCAGGAGCTATTCTCTCGGACTGTATAAGcaccgcgccgctcgcccgtTACTTCGATGTACGCACAGTGGGTTTAAACCACTAGGATTTAGGTATCTGTGAACTATACAGGGGTACCGAGCCCGATAGCGCGCTACGTTGACTGCCGAAAATATCGTCGGAGGATGAATCAATGTAAGGTATGCTGTGCAGTAGTGCCGTATCAACGCATATAAGACTGCAACGACAAATTCCTGAAGCACTACATGTCTTGCAATGGGTTTAGCGTTGCCCCGTCTGAGCGCGGACAGAAGCGAAAAGTCGTCCAAGGACGGAAGCTCCGGCCCCCGAccaccccctccccccccccccccccactgCCCCACCCCCCGTCGTTCCCCGCACATATGTTGTCCCGTCGTCTGTTTGCAGCCCTCGGTCGCCTCGGGTGTGTGCTGACACGTTATATCAGCCCGAAGTTCGGTCTAGGAGTGGTACATGCCACCGAAAACTCTCAACTGGTGAGCAGGTGGCGTTGTTTCCTTACGGGCCCAGGAATGCTTCAAAGCGCATGCAGTGTAGAGTGCTGCCCCCGTCCTTGAGCTTCAGTGTCATGCGGCTGACCTTGGGGGTCATTCCTATGTCACAAAGATAGGAGTTCAATTTGAGGGAATATTTAAATTTCCACGCGCATTACTGGACGCCACGGTGgatgccgcagaggcggcccGTCGCGAACAAACCAGCACAAGGGCCGCGGGGGGCCCCGACCCACGGCAAAggtgcgcatgcgtctgaGTACGGCATCAATAAACGGAGAGCGCCTACACGAAATGACTTTCTTTAATAAGACCTCTAGCAGTGTTAGCTAGCCCGAGTAGCACTTCCGTTACGACTGGCTACCTACCCTGGAATAACACTGCAGGAACCGTGGGACAAAGCCCCTGTCTTTCTGACTCTGGGAAGCCGTATGCGGCAGAGCATTTTCCCCGTCCATTCGGCTGCGAGTTACTCGTGGCCAGCGAGCAATAGATCCGTCCGCCGTCCGTGTGCACCACCCCTGTAGAAGGGGAGTAGCATCATATCCGAAGCCTGGGAGGCGATGAATAGGGTCAAGCAACGCCCCTGTGCGGTCTGGCAGCAACACCGTTTCAGTATCTGCAGCAATGCTGTTGCCGTGTGAACAGTTATTTGCCGAGCTAGGACGATGACGGGTGTTGACTCTCTGCTCGCTTTAGAAGGGGCAGAAAGTTACCTTCGCAAGGCGACTCCTGAGGGTCATAGTGTACTGGAACATGTGTCAGAGGTGTTATCTACGTTGCTAGCCCAAAGGCCTCCCGACCCGTACGACGCGTTCGAATTGATTTCTGAGTCTGTCAAACAGCAGAGAGATGTCAAGCAACAGCAAGTGGATAAGCCGAGTACGGCATTTGCAGAAATGCCACTCTCGGAAGCGCAGTCCACCTGGCTGATGCTGGCACGGAAAACCTTAAGAATTGCAGCTCCTCAAGACGACCAGCGCGATAAAGGGTTTGCGTACGCGCCGGATTTCTTGCTAGAGAATCAACTGCTACACTGGGCTGGGTATGGTTTCTCTGAACGGGAGGCATTCCGAATTTCGTGTTCTATAAAACGCCTAGCGAGTGACACACCCGGGCTTGTAAGCATCCGCTTTTGGGGGAAGATTTTGGGAATTGAAAACGACTATTGGATCGCTGAAGGACAACtagagggggaggaggcagcaCGGGGAACAGGTGAgggggacgacgaggaagcagaccCTCGTGGCCTTGGCGCCAACAAGCACACGTACTGGGTCCTTCGAGACTCGGCGGGGACTGGGGAATGGGAGATGCTTCCTGATTTACTGCCATCTCATATTCGGACGGCTCGACGATGCAAGAAACTGTTCACCGGCGACCTCGACCGTCCGGTTATCACCTTTCCCTGGTTCGCGGGGACGGAGCGTCATCTGCTCAGAGCAACAATCGCGCAGATCAGTTCAGATACAGTAATTTGCCCGGCTGGTCTGTGGAGGCCCAAGGAAGAGGAACCTAACCAGATCGAAGAGGACCCAGAGTTCGAGTTTCCGCCCACACAAGAGCTGCTTTCTCTGGATTCCTGGACACACTCAAGAGAGTTCATCAACGAAGGAGGACTAACAATGTTTCCTGAGGTGGATGAAGATACTGACGAAGAGCTCTATGCAGAAATCCAAGCCAAGATGGAACAGGATCCCATTCTCGACGCAACCCGTCCGATTACAGAGGATCCAGAACTGCCAGGAGGCCAGACAGCGTGGTTGTGCAAGCTCGCAGGAGACTGTGCTAATTACGGGACGGACGGTGTATCTTACGCCGTCGTTGTGATGAAAAGTATGCGGTGGCCAGGCGCGGTCACCGTCTACCAGAACAAGAAGTTTACAAACGTGTATGTAGGCTACGGCATCAAGGCCTGGCTAAACCCGTTTTTCCCTGTTGCCCCAGATGATGTGCAGGAAGATCCGGAGGATCTTGAGGAACAGCCCGAGCCACAGCCCCAGGACGATGAACTCTCTGACGGGGCGAGTCAAGAAAACGATGAAGCAAATGAAGAAGACGATGACAAAGAGGAGGATGATTGACTTTGACCCCTTCAGATGCGCACTCGACATCCTTTCCAAAACTATAATGCAGAAAGGGTCACGCCACCAGGGTTGTCAGAGTAGAGCAAGTGGAGGGTTCTGATGAAAAAAACACGGTTATTTTCCATTGCGTGTTTGAACGCGCTTGAATGCAGCTCGAATTTGTGTATTCTTCAAAGAATCTGATCCTGACAGGCAAGTGATTGAGACCTAGCTTCATCTACTGGACTTTCGTGGGACAATTGTTGAACACGAACGTTCACGGACGCTGTTGAGAGTGCTTTCCAGTGACACATACTTATGTTTAAAAAATAGCTCAATTACAGCAATATGCAGTTGAGAGGCTCAGGCCGTAGGCGCGGTGCGGCCGGCGTCGTAAACGAAATTTGACTTTTCTGACAAAATTAGTATAGTTCTTTCAGGTTGATGAAACTTCTCAAAGTATCGTTTCCTCTGTCCTGACAAGCCGCTCGAGATATAAAACAGTCACTTATTAAGTTGGTACCGCATGCATCAGCGGAGTGGTATGATGCAATCCATGAAACAGTCACTTATTAAGTTGGTACCGCATGCACATATCAGCGGAGTAGTATGATGCAGTCCTCCCCCGATGCGCGGCGACACCGGATTA contains:
- a CDS encoding radial spokehead family protein (encoded by transcript BESB_008400), coding for MTGVDSLLALEGAESYLRKATPEGHSVLEHVSEVLSTLLAQRPPDPYDAFELISESVKQQRDVKQQQVDKPSTAFAEMPLSEAQSTWLMLARKTLRIAAPQDDQRDKGFAYAPDFLLENQLLHWAGYGFSEREAFRISCSIKRLASDTPGLVSIRFWGKILGIENDYWIAEGQLEGEEAARGTGEGDDEEADPRGLGANKHTYWVLRDSAGTGEWEMLPDLLPSHIRTARRCKKLFTGDLDRPVITFPWFAGTERHLLRATIAQISSDTVICPAGLWRPKEEEPNQIEEDPEFEFPPTQELLSLDSWTHSREFINEGGLTMFPEVDEDTDEELYAEIQAKMEQDPILDATRPITEDPELPGGQTAWLCKLAGDCANYGTDGVSYAVVVMKSMRWPGAVTVYQNKKFTNVYVGYGIKAWLNPFFPVAPDDVQEDPEDLEEQPEPQPQDDELSDGASQENDEANEEDDDKEEDD